The Tepidisphaeraceae bacterium DNA segment ACGACCTCATCGCCATCAACACCGGCATCGTCAAGCAGGTCGCCGAGAACGTCGCCAAGTACTCGCCCAACGCCGTGCTCATCGTCGTCAGCAACCCGCTCGACGCCATGGTCTACGTCGCCTGGAAGGCCAGCGGCTTCCCGACCAAGCGCGTCATCGGCCAGGCCGGCGTGCTCGACACCGCCCGCTACCGCACCTTCCTCGCCACCGAGATCGGCTGCAGCGTCGAGGACGTCCAGGCCCTGCTGCTCGGCGGCCACGGTGACGACATGGTCCCGCTCAAGCGCTACACCTTCGCCGGCGGCATCCCCATCACGCAGCTCGTGAAGCCCGACCGCCTCGAAGAGATCATCAAGCGTGCCCGCAACGGTGGCGCCGAGATCGTCAACCTGCTGAAGACCGGCAGCGCCTACTACGCCCCCGCCGCCGCCACCGTGCAGATGGCCGAGGCCATCATCAAGGACAAGAAGCGCATCCTCCCCTGCGCCGTCTAC contains these protein-coding regions:
- the mdh gene encoding malate dehydrogenase, with the translated sequence MKRAKITIVGAGNVGATAAHWAASKELGDIVLVDIPEITIKDKDGKETKVPNTAPAGKALDLLQSSPIEGFDARIIGATDYEPTVGSDVVIITAGLPRKPGMSRDDLIAINTGIVKQVAENVAKYSPNAVLIVVSNPLDAMVYVAWKASGFPTKRVIGQAGVLDTARYRTFLATEIGCSVEDVQALLLGGHGDDMVPLKRYTFAGGIPITQLVKPDRLEEIIKRARNGGAEIVNLLKTGSAYYAPAAATVQMAEAIIKDKKRILPCAVYCDTEYGVGGYFVGVPAVLGAAGVERILEIEMDDEEKKAFQTSVDHVKDLVKIVKM